The Desulfosalsimonas propionicica DNA window GAAGAATCTCCGCTGTTTTATGACAGTGCTGGTCCGGATACTGTTCATAATCCAGGTCATGCACCAGACCGATGATCCCCCACTTATCCGGATCTTCCCCGTATTGTTCCGCAAAATGCCGCATCACCGATTCAACCGCCAATGCATGGGCAATCAGCCCGTTGCTCTTGTTGTGTCTTGTCAGCAGTTCCCATGCATGGTCTCTTGACGGCGAAGATGAACTCATGGCTTGCCCTCCAATATCAGTGGATGCATGCTCCCGTACCGCCCACGCATCTGATTGCGCGGCATACCGGAGAATGAAAACACGGCCCTCCCCGGTCTTGACCTTGAAATAATTGACAACCGGTTTATCCGATGTCAGACCGCCTTCATACCAGCGGTCCGGTATTTCGGATATTTCCATCCGTCGGCCCTTGCAGGTAAAGGCCACAGGCCGTTCACATGCCTTGTATCCGCTGTAGCATTCGACTGCCGAGGGCCGATAAATTCTGTCTGCCTCAAAATCGTTTTCAGCCATCTATCAGGTCCAGTTTCTTGGCCCGGGGCCATTGTTTAATCCGGATTTCCCGTTTCAGCGCCGATGACCGGGTTGGATGAGATTCCTGATAAACCAGTTCAACCGGCGTTCGGGCTCTGGTGTAATTGCAGCCTGTTTTCAGGTTGTGCTCCGCCATCCGCCTGGAAACATCCTTTGTGATGCCCGTGTAAAGGCTATTGTCAGCACAGCGGATAATGTATAGATACCACATATCAGGGGGATTGTTTTTTCATATACAAAAAATAAAATTA harbors:
- a CDS encoding HDIG domain-containing metalloprotein, translating into MAENDFEADRIYRPSAVECYSGYKACERPVAFTCKGRRMEISEIPDRWYEGGLTSDKPVVNYFKVKTGEGRVFILRYAAQSDAWAVREHASTDIGGQAMSSSSPSRDHAWELLTRHNKSNGLIAHALAVESVMRHFAEQYGEDPDKWGIIGLVHDLDYEQYPDQHCHKTAEILRAEDWPEEYVRAVISHGYGIVNDVKPASLLEKTLYTIDELTGLVAAAALVRPSKSILDMKAKSVKKKWKDKRFAAGVNREIIEQGCRWLDMELSEAISQTIEGMKPVAEEIGLKGNPD
- a CDS encoding GIY-YIG nuclease family protein — protein: MWYLYIIRCADNSLYTGITKDVSRRMAEHNLKTGCNYTRARTPVELVYQESHPTRSSALKREIRIKQWPRAKKLDLIDG